A region of Candidatus Roizmanbacteria bacterium DNA encodes the following proteins:
- a CDS encoding DEAD/DEAH box helicase — translation MTEHQTGQGHSREHAPRSEVGNHELPIWQKMPEIVDTLQHDNRLILVSETGSGKTTQVPQALWAEGFAQQGKIFVVENRVPVAVEVANRVADEMGVEVGREVGYLTGPEKRSGRNSNIVFMTSGVFKNIVRNDPTLDQASVVIFDEFDERYLLSDIGLALVEKAQQQGSKAKFVLMSATLNAQKFSEHFGGAPIVEAKGRPYPVDVHYAPERIDPSRMPDKAAEVVAQIHQAGEDGDVLIFMPGKQEIQATVDALARQHVTGVTILPLHSELPPAERHRVFEKTRGRKIIISTNIAERGLTIDGIKYVVDSGLARIKEYDPASDTSKLVVGPVAQDSLRQRQGRAGRTQPGECYFLLTEDEFNRRPTSTKPEIMRTSLREVVMQIKAMGYSREGDPLRFIDSPEKQNWKTAKNQLRLLGALDPEDETRLSKFGEKLAELSCDPREGTMLLKGAEMGCGREMAVIAALRTSKRLFYRPQAEGEQADAAHRAFNTSQASDLINLLNVYQQAERAGFSYQWCRENYVSIQALKEVRQNVAQLTEQVKRLGYSLNTDKAKPETICQAIIAGFPDKIFTAAGRGWYQNTETGERAMLGRESAVVGDIVIANELITVQTRRGGELPLITLATKVDPSVLKTVAPQLVREEARSTSYDPETDRVVRSVDLYLKGSYSSYASEQRKLTGNEAVEVFANALAAGRLDLPFVSENNEVITKLRDLYLRSAGETAQPLSTQQLAEIYKGRLQSIASRKELEEALAAGTLDLSVKLDEYVSVEVQEQIIRDNPDTLQIGDATFGITYADSGWGSDRFSARIRVPANQVFSFTEVPALPSGRAITIEIVDKEGSTAKQFEGKDLEELKKRTREHLVKQQWDSWRYAQPSDVLQQRLTSFDPTGEAPTLPERLAYGTDPETGEPMYAYPALTVERSSYSGDSYSVRYYATEAEAQQAQARVEEIRTQALEKQRLEQERIELLPQVRKLQTEVRSQLDRMVDQIGNAAYEQYGLSYTDFYRLRDQLQEASYGLESNPRSAKETLQQIQQRIQEAAEQKREQDKLRAEAEEARRLAEEEAERARQAEAEQEELMSSPFAAAFARAGIRPEDITAPREPAEEEVSTQTEPERTETFESTIPATTNGERKTEPQPVHTTLLGGIQARDTESLVEEVRTLMQRNNKPRKRALIQAALIGRGPQAMAEAKISEAEFPIIFQQIRLATQEAERGYDDATTQELRNALRGVENMHAAIKASKSDLVKEYIGNNPEDVQRFQTTFVSLLQGRERPPKDTELPDLAEQAIEQMTS, via the coding sequence ATGACAGAGCATCAAACCGGTCAAGGACATTCTAGAGAACATGCTCCAAGAAGTGAAGTAGGCAATCACGAACTTCCTATCTGGCAGAAAATGCCAGAAATCGTTGACACGCTCCAACATGATAATCGTTTAATCCTCGTTTCTGAAACTGGCAGTGGAAAAACAACACAAGTTCCCCAAGCGTTATGGGCAGAAGGATTCGCGCAACAAGGGAAAATTTTTGTTGTTGAGAATAGAGTGCCTGTTGCTGTTGAAGTCGCAAATCGAGTTGCAGATGAGATGGGTGTTGAGGTTGGTCGTGAAGTAGGCTACTTAACAGGCCCTGAAAAACGCTCAGGGAGAAATAGCAATATTGTCTTTATGACCAGTGGCGTTTTCAAAAATATTGTTCGCAATGACCCTACGCTTGATCAAGCATCGGTTGTTATTTTTGATGAATTTGATGAGCGTTACTTACTTTCAGATATTGGTTTAGCGCTCGTTGAAAAAGCACAGCAGCAAGGAAGTAAGGCAAAGTTTGTTTTAATGTCAGCAACACTGAATGCACAGAAGTTTTCAGAGCATTTTGGTGGCGCACCAATTGTGGAAGCAAAAGGAAGACCGTATCCCGTTGATGTCCATTATGCACCTGAGCGAATAGACCCAAGTAGAATGCCAGACAAAGCAGCAGAAGTTGTAGCACAAATTCACCAAGCTGGAGAAGATGGTGACGTATTAATTTTTATGCCTGGAAAACAAGAAATCCAAGCGACTGTGGATGCGTTAGCAAGACAACATGTCACAGGAGTCACAATACTTCCCCTTCACAGTGAATTACCACCTGCTGAGCGTCATAGAGTCTTTGAAAAAACAAGAGGAAGAAAAATTATTATTTCAACCAATATTGCTGAACGAGGACTTACTATTGATGGTATTAAATACGTAGTCGATTCAGGGCTTGCCCGTATTAAAGAATATGATCCTGCGTCTGATACCTCAAAATTAGTAGTTGGGCCTGTTGCACAGGATTCCTTACGACAACGACAAGGACGAGCTGGCAGAACACAACCTGGTGAGTGTTATTTCCTTTTAACTGAAGATGAATTTAATAGACGACCTACCTCCACAAAACCTGAAATTATGCGAACTTCATTACGAGAAGTGGTAATGCAAATTAAGGCCATGGGATATTCTCGTGAGGGAGATCCACTTCGATTTATTGATTCACCTGAGAAACAAAATTGGAAAACTGCAAAAAATCAACTGCGGCTACTTGGAGCGCTTGACCCAGAAGATGAAACACGACTTTCTAAGTTTGGAGAAAAATTGGCAGAGCTAAGCTGTGATCCACGAGAAGGCACAATGCTTCTGAAAGGTGCTGAAATGGGATGTGGCCGAGAAATGGCAGTTATTGCAGCGCTTCGAACAAGCAAACGGTTATTTTATCGCCCACAAGCTGAAGGAGAGCAAGCAGATGCAGCACATCGAGCATTTAACACGTCCCAAGCTTCTGACCTTATCAATTTACTGAATGTCTATCAACAAGCAGAACGTGCAGGGTTTTCGTATCAGTGGTGTCGAGAAAATTATGTCTCTATCCAAGCATTAAAAGAAGTGCGACAAAACGTTGCACAATTAACTGAACAAGTTAAACGTTTAGGATATTCTCTCAATACGGATAAGGCAAAACCAGAAACGATTTGCCAAGCAATTATTGCAGGGTTTCCAGATAAAATCTTTACTGCTGCTGGGCGTGGATGGTATCAAAATACTGAAACAGGAGAACGTGCCATGCTTGGAAGAGAATCAGCAGTTGTTGGTGACATCGTGATTGCCAATGAATTAATCACAGTACAAACAAGAAGAGGTGGCGAACTGCCGCTTATTACTTTAGCAACAAAAGTTGATCCATCAGTGCTTAAAACTGTAGCACCACAGCTTGTCCGAGAAGAGGCGCGAAGCACTAGTTACGATCCTGAAACTGATCGAGTGGTACGAAGCGTTGATTTGTATCTCAAAGGCAGTTATAGCTCGTACGCTTCAGAACAAAGAAAGCTGACAGGTAATGAAGCGGTAGAAGTATTTGCAAATGCTTTAGCTGCGGGCAGACTTGATTTACCATTTGTATCAGAGAACAATGAAGTCATAACAAAATTAAGAGATTTATATCTTCGTTCAGCTGGTGAAACTGCACAACCTTTATCAACCCAACAACTAGCAGAAATTTATAAAGGAAGACTTCAGTCAATTGCGTCACGAAAAGAATTAGAAGAAGCATTGGCAGCAGGGACGCTTGATTTATCTGTAAAACTCGATGAATATGTATCAGTAGAAGTTCAGGAACAAATTATTCGGGATAATCCAGATACCCTTCAAATCGGTGATGCAACATTTGGTATTACTTATGCTGATAGCGGTTGGGGTTCTGATCGATTTTCTGCTCGGATACGAGTTCCAGCTAATCAAGTGTTTTCATTTACTGAGGTGCCAGCTCTGCCTTCAGGTAGAGCAATTACTATTGAAATAGTTGATAAAGAAGGAAGCACTGCAAAACAATTCGAAGGAAAAGATTTAGAAGAATTGAAAAAGAGAACAAGAGAGCACCTGGTAAAGCAACAATGGGACAGCTGGCGTTACGCGCAACCATCAGATGTATTACAACAGAGATTAACTAGTTTTGATCCCACAGGTGAAGCGCCAACTTTGCCAGAGCGTTTAGCATATGGTACTGATCCTGAAACTGGTGAGCCAATGTATGCGTATCCGGCACTTACTGTTGAACGATCTTCTTACTCTGGTGACTCTTACTCAGTCCGATATTACGCAACTGAAGCTGAAGCACAGCAAGCGCAAGCAAGAGTTGAGGAAATACGAACTCAAGCATTAGAAAAACAGCGACTTGAGCAAGAACGAATTGAGCTGTTGCCACAAGTCAGGAAACTCCAAACAGAAGTACGCTCACAATTAGATCGCATGGTAGATCAAATAGGTAATGCAGCTTATGAACAATATGGTCTTTCTTATACTGATTTTTATCGATTGCGAGATCAATTACAAGAAGCTTCATATGGGCTTGAGTCGAATCCCAGAAGTGCAAAAGAGACTTTGCAGCAGATTCAACAGAGAATTCAAGAAGCGGCAGAGCAAAAGAGAGAACAGGATAAGTTGAGAGCTGAAGCAGAAGAAGCACGACGACTTGCTGAAGAAGAGGCTGAAAGGGCAAGACAAGCAGAAGCTGAACAAGAAGAACTTATGAGCAGTCCTTTTGCTGCTGCGTTTGCACGGGCTGGCATTCGGCCAGAAGATATAACTGCACCAAGAGAGCCTGCAGAGGAAGAGGTATCTACTCAAACTGAACCAGAAAGAACAGAAACGTTTGAAAGTACTATACCTGCAACAACAAATGGCGAAAGAAAAACTGAACCACAGCCTGTTCATACTACTCTCTTAGGTGGTATTCAAGCACGAGATACAGAAAGTCTTGTAGAAGAGGTAAGAACACTTATGCAACGAAATAACAAACCTCGAAAACGAGCATTGATACAAGCAGCGCTTATCGGTCGCGGGCCCCAAGCTATGGCAGAAGCGAAAATTTCTGAAGCAGAGTTTCCTATTATTTTTCAGCAAATAAGACTCGCAACCCAAGAAGCAGAGAGAGGATATGATGATGCGACAACACAAGAACTGCGAAATGCGTTACGAGGAGTAGAAAATATGCATGCTGCTATAAAGGCTTCAAAAAGCGATCTGGTAAAAGAATATATTGGTAATAATCCTGAAGACGTACAAAGGTTCCAAACCACATTTGTATCGCTTTTACAAGGAAGAGAAAGGCCACCAAAAGATACCGAGCTTCCTGATTTAGCAGAGCAAGCGATTGAACAAATGACATCTTAA